CGCTTATAAATTTGTATTCGGGCCTTCTGTTGTTGTATTTATCATCAGTATTATTTATCGTAAAATAATTGACCGGGCACGTTTTGAAAAAGAACAGAAAGAAAAGCAGGCAGCACAGCTTTCTACAGAGCTTAAATTTCTGCGCTCACAGATCAGTCCGCATTTTTTATTTAACGTTTTAACGAACCTGGTTTCGCTCGCAAGAAAAAAATCTGATCGGCTGGAACCTTCTCTCATCAAGCTTTCTGACCTGATGCGTTATATGTTGTATGACTCACAGGGAAAGAAAGTAGCTGTAACAAAAGAAATAACATACCTGAACAGTTATATTGAATTACAGAAACTGCGTTTTGGAAATGATGTGAAGATTGACAACAATATTGTGCTGGATGAATCGGCTGATCATTGCAACATAGAACCCATGCTACTCATCCCTTTCGTGGAGAATGCATTTAAGCATGGGGTGGGTTTAAAAGATCCGTGGATCAACATAAAATTAACGGTAAAGGATGGCGGACTGTTGTTTGAAGTGTTGAATCAGTACGATAATGAACCTGGTGAGAGCAAGGACGATAGTTCAGGTATTGGGTTGTTGAATGTGAAGTCACGGCTGGACTTGTTGTATAAAAATAACTATACCCTGACTATCAATAACGATGATAACCTGTTTCATATTACCTTAACTTTGAAGTTAACATGATACGCTGCATTGCTGTTGACGATGAACAACTTGTTCGTGACCTGCTGGAAGATAATATCCGGCAGATCCCCTTTTTGCAGTTGGTGAAGACCTGCAAAAATGCGCTGGAAGCGGCAGAGGTGTTACAAACCACCCAGGTTGACCTGATCTTTCTTGATATACAAATGCCCCGGCTGAATGGGTTGCAGTTTTTGCAATCGTTAAAAAATCCGCCGCTTGTTATTCTTGTTACCGCATACGAGCAGTATGCACTGGAAGGTTTCAATTTACAGGTAGCTGATTACCTGTTGAAGCCTTTTAGTTTTGAGCGTTTCCTGAAAGCCTGTAACCGCGCCAATGATTTATTCCGGCTGCAACAACAACCCGCTGCCACAGAAGAGATCACGGACTTTTTTGTCAATGTGGAATATACCCTTGTGAAGATCGTCGTGTCAGATATTACTTACATCGAAGGACTGAAAGACTATATCAGGATCCACCTGTCGTCTTCCCCAAAACCTGTACTTACGCGTATGACCATGAAAGCGATGGAAGAAAAACTACCTGCTGCTGCCTTTGTACGCACGCATAAATCCTTTCTGGCGGCGGTTGCAAAGATCACTTCCATCAAGCGTGACTTTGTATGTATCGGGGTAACAGAAGTGCCCGTCAGCGAGTTTTACAAAGAGAATATTACCCGCATGATCAACCGCCCAGAAAAATAGGTTACCAGAATTTTACTTTTTGTCGCGACACTTTCCGGTGTCATCTACTCTCCAAAAAAGCAGTTGTTATACCCGCTAGTTTTACCTGTAAATAACATTGCAGGCCATGAAAAACTATGCAGTAAAATATTTGTTGCCGGTTCTTTTACTAACCTGTGCCGGTCGCTTTTCTTTCGGGCAGCAACAGGCGGCGGATTCGCTTCATCACCTGGATACTATTCCCCGGCAGCGTACGCGCACCCTGCACGTAGTAACGGTAAGTGCAGGTTCATTCGAAGCCAGCGATAAGGCCAAAGGGGCCTCCCTTACACCCATCGATGCTGTGACGGTAGCAGGCAGTAATGGCGACATTACACAGGCGCTGCGTTCACTGCCCGGTGCACAGCAGATCGGGGATAAAGAAGGCTTGTTTGTGCGCGGTGGTACCGGTGAAGAAACAAAGCAATTTATTGACGGCACGCTGCTCAGAAATCCGAACTACCCATCCGTTCCCGGTATTCAGCAATATGCCCGTATCAATCCTTTTTTGTTTAAAGGGATCTTGTTCAGCTCCGGTGGTTATTCGGCCTTATATGGCCAGGCTATGAGCAGCGCCCTGATTATGGAGAGTGTGGACCTGCCGGAGAAATCATCCGCGAGTTTCAGCCTCTTCCCGGCCAATACCGGCATCGGGTTCCAGCAGCTGACAAAAAACAACCGCAGCAGTTATGGCGTTGACTTACATTATAGCAGTCAGCGCATCTATAATTCCGTTGTGCCGCAAAAACCTGATTTTTTTGCAGGGCCTGAATACATAGATGGCGATGCTAATTTCAGGATTAAGACCGGCAAAACCGGTATGCTGAAATTTTATACAACCTGGGATGTCAGTGATGTGGGCATGTATAATCCCGATATAGACAGTGCTGCGTTGCGGTCGGGCTACCGGGTGAAAGGAAAGAGCAGCTACAGCAATCTCAGTTATCGCAATGCGCTGAATGATGACTGGAAGATGGATATAGGGCTGACTTACAGTTATAACCGGATTACTACCAATAATAACCTGGTAGATGCCAAAGGTGCGGAGGTAAGTTTACCGGAAGCGCCGTTTAAGGATAAGTTCCGCTACAGCCGCATCACCTCCAATTTTGCGCAGGCCCGTATGGTGTTTACACGAAATTTTTCCCAGGGACAGGCCATCCGTTTTGGTGCGGAACATTTTTATTCGGAAGATAAAGGAACTGCCAATGATAGTGCACTGGCGCTTACCGATAACCTGACGGCGGCATTTGCCGAAGGCGATATTTACCTGGCTGATAACCTGGCTGCAAAAACAGGTGTTAGAATGGAATATTCTTCGCTGCTCCGCAAATGGGTGATTGCGCCACGTATCAGCCTGGCCTATCGCTTACCGGATGGTGGTCAGTTTAATGTAGCCTATGGCATTTTTTACCAGGAACCACAAAATGATTTTTTATATCATAACCGCGACCTGAATTTTTCAAGCGCCACACACTACGTGCTCAACTATACGAAAAAGATAAGTAACCGCCTCTTTCGCGTGGAAGCCTATTACAAACATTATAACGATCTCGTGAAAACATCGCCCGGTATCAGCACTGCCGGTACCGGCTACGCCAAAGGATTGGAATTTTTCTTCCGGGATAAAAGATCCATCAAAAACCTGGACTACTGGATCACCTATACTTACCTCGATACCAAAAGGGATTTCATGAATTATCCGTATGCACTGAGCCCTTCGTTTGCAGCGCCGCATACGGGGACTATCGCTATCAAAAAATTTATTCAAAGTATCTCCACCAGTGTGAATGTATCGTATGCAGTGGCCGCCGGCAGGCCCTATTATGATATCCGTTATAATCCTGCTATCAATAGCTGGCAGTTATACGACCAGGGAACTACCAAAGCTTACAGTGTGATGAACCTGCATGTTGCTTACCTGACATCTTTCTTTAAGCATTGGAAGCGAAAGGATTTTTCAGGCTTCGCCTTTGGTGTAAATAATCTGCTGGGCACCAGGCAGGTGTTTGGTTACAACTATAGTTATGATGGGCGTAACAAGATGCCCGTTACGTTACCTGCTACCCGGAACTATTTTATCGGTGTCTTTATGAGTTTTGGTATAGACCGTACGGACGATTTTCTGAATGATAATCTGTAAAAAAAATTTGTAAACAATTAATAAAACAACAACCGTATGAAAAAGTTAATCATTTCTTTCCTTGTCTCAGCACTGGCTTTAACCGGTATCTATGCACAAAATGGGAGTACCAGTAATACCCTCGAAAATGCAGTATCCGCACTGGATAAGGCCACTTCAGCAAAGGATTATGAAGCCCTGGAAAAGGATTTTTCAGCGATAGCCGCATCACAGAAAACTGCGTGGCTGCCCTATTATTACGCTGCTTTTTGTAATGCAAAAATCGGCTTCCTGTATGAAGATGATGGAGAAAGGATAGAACCTTACAGCAACAGGGGGGAGGAACAAATAAAAACGGCCCGGTCGCTGCTGGATAGCAGTAAACAAAAAACGGAACTATCTGAAGTGTACACGGTACTAAGTATGGTATACCGTACAAAAGTGTTTATCAATCCCATGACTTATGGCCGCAAATACGGGATGCTTTCTGACCAGTGTCTGAAGCAGGCAAAACAATTGAATCCGGAAAATCCAAGGGTTTTATACGTGGAAGCATGGGTGAAATACTATACCCCGAAAATGTGGGGTGGCGATAAAACGCTGGCAAAGCAACTGGCAGAACAAAGTCTGGCAAAGCTTTCCACAGCAACAGCCGGAGTTGCGCCACATTGGGGGAAAGCAGAAAATCAGGCGCTTTTAAGTAAATACAAATAATTCTTCACCGATAAATTTAATGATCATGATATTCCCATTCATCATTATAATCAGGATACTGTTTGTAGCCTGTATGGTATTTATTATCGGTTATGTTTTTGGCGGGTTCTCAAAGAAACGCGGACTGACTGTGATTACCAAGGTAGCTGCTATCCTTGCTATCGTGCTTTTTATAAGCGCCAATGTTATACTCATGCGTTTTGCATGGCATCATAACGATGGAAAAGATAACTGGCGTCACTGCGGACCTGTTCAAACGGAAAAGCAGCAATAAGCAGGAGTAGCTATTTGCGCAGGTTGTGTGAGTGGTGATGGTAAAATGCACCGTTCACACAACCTGCTACTTTGATGTAACCGGCACCACTACTTGTAGCTTGGTGAAATCTGATTCATCTCCCCTGGGTACACCAATATCGAAATCGCTTCTGTTTACTTTGAAGTTGCCCGTGAAAACACCATTGCCCCCATTATTTTTGAATGTAAATGGAATGATAAAGTTCTTTTTAATGCCATGCATTTCCAGTTCGCCTTTGGCTTCGTATACAGCGCCTTCTTTTGTTACGGAGGATGATACAAAATGAATGACCGGGTATTTGTCGGTATTAAACCAGCTCTCACCTTTGGCATGCCTGTTTTTCAGCCGGTTGCCGGTATTGATAGACGCAACATCAATGGTGACATCAAATTTTGCAGTGGAAACGTTTTGCTCATCAAAAATAATGGTCCCCTTTAATTTTTCGAAGACCCCATCGGCATACCTACCTTCAAATTTTACGGAATAGCCGTTGTTAATTTTCCATTGCGGGGAAGTAATGAACGTAAAGGCAGAAACGAATACTAATAGTACGGCGATGATCGGGTAAGCAATGCGTTTCATTTTAGTTCTTTTAATAATTAGTAAATCGAAAAATACCGGGGACGGGATATGCCTGTCTGCTGTCAAAATTAAGAAAGGATGCGCTTACTTGTAACAGGTTGGGTAAAGAATACCGGAGACAAATAAGATAATGCCCGTTTTTTTAGTATTTTAGGCCCTGCTGTCAACCAAAACCAGATACAAGAAAAGATAACAGTTTTCCTACGTAATGCATGATAAAGATAACTTAGACAGTGAGCGGGTACTACTGCAACGTATTGCTGAAGGCGATGGAAACGCCTTCCGTCAGCTGTTTGATCAATACCGTGATTTTATTTATTCTTTTGCGTTACGTATGACAGAATCCGATACCATCTCCAAAGATGTGGTACAGGAAGTATTTATCAAAATATGGTTGCAACGGGAAACCCTTTCTTCGTTGCATAATCTACCCGCCTATATCAACCGCTTAACCCGGAACCACGTCCTGAACGGGATCAAAAGAAAAGCATTCGAAACTACATTGCTAAAAGACCTGCATGCCGGCGAGCCTGATATTAAACGAAACACACCTGAAGAAACGCTCCTGAATAAAGAACTGGAGAACCTGATGAGCCGCGCCATCAACCATTTACCAAAGCAGCAGCAAAAGGTATACCGCATGAGCCGGATGGATGGTTTAAAACATGAGGAGATCGCCCGGGAGCTGCAAATTTCCAGGGAAACGGTCAAAAAGCATATGATGGCCGCCATATTGTCTATGCAACATTATATAAGAATACACGGCGGACCTGTCAGTATCCTGGCGATTTGTTTTGTTGGGTTGAGCCGCTAAAAAAATATTTCTCCTGCTACTACCCCTTTGTTCTCTCCCGATTGTCAGTATAGTATCGGGATTCATTCATCGTCACCAATCTGTTATGCATGCAAGGGGAAAGAATGGCCTATCTGTTAGGCCGCTATTATGATAAAACGTGTACTGCAGCTGAAAAGGCTGAGATACTGGCTAACATCAGCAAAGGTGAGCAGGATGACCTGGTGAAAGAAGTGCTGGAGAAATTGTTGGCGGGTCATGTGGCCGATCAGACGCTGGACGAGGGGAGTGCAGACGAATTATTTGCACGTATCCGCCAATCTGCTGTATCTGAAGAGGCAGTGCAGGAAACACCTGTGCACCGTCTTTATCCCCGGCTTCGTCGTTGGGGCGCTGCCGCAGCCGTCCTTTTGTTGTTGGGGGCAGGCGCCTATTTCCTGCGAAACAGGTCCGCACAACCGGAAGCAGCATATGCGGAAGCCAGTCACATCGTACCCGGTAGTAATAAGGCGGTGCTTACACTGGCAGATGGTTCTGTCATGAATCTTGACAGTGCCGGTAACCAGGTGATCCAGCAGGGGCCCATGGCTATCCTCCAACACAAAGGCCAGTTACAGTATATGGCACAGGGAACGGAAACAACAACGGGTTTTAATACGCTTAGTACGCCGCGTGGCGGACAGTTTCAGCTTACCTTATCAGATGGTACCCGGGTGTGGCTTAACTCCGCCAGCAGCCTGAAATACCCCACGGCTTTCCATGGAAAGGAAAGAGTGGTGGAACTAAACGGGCAGGGTTATTTTGAAATAGCAAAAAATGCCGGGCAGCCTTTCCGGGTTAAAGTAAATAATGGACTGGAAGTACAGGTGTTAGGCACCCATTTCGATATTATGGCATATCCGGATGAAGATGCCATTAAAACCACCCTGCTGGAGGGCATAGTCCGCGTAACGCAGGGATCTGTTGAACAAATGCTGAAGCCGGGACAACAGGCAGTTGCAACAACTGCTATGCAACATATTTCTGTAAAAGAAACCGATGTGAATAAGGTCATCGCCTGGAAGAATGGCCTGTTTATATTTAATAATGTGGAGCTGGGCGCTATCCTGAGAGAGATAGCCAGGTGGTATGATGTTGAGATCGTATATCAGACACCACCTAATAAAGACCTGTATGGCGGTGGGATGAGCAGGACGAAGAGCCTGTCGGAAGTACTACGCTTCCTGGAAGCCGGTGGTACGAATCATTTTAAAATTGAAGGACAAAAAGTAATTGTATTACCATAAATCAAAAAAAATAACTAAATCACTAAATACGTAAATCAAAAAATTCCTAAATGCCTTGGGCGTCATAAAAAAAACCGGAGATGTTGCAAGCATCTCCGGCTGAAATCTGGCGCTCTGATAATCTCTGTCAGACTATTTTAAGTATCACCAAACTCCACGAATGTATGAATTTTAAAGGAAAAGCCCTTTTAACACCTGGGCTGTCAACCAAATCCGTCTTTTGCGGGTTCACTGGAACCGTTGAAAGACATTATCTAAGTAAAATATGCCGGGTTATGAGAATGACCGCATTTATTTTCCTGATTACCTGCCTGCATGTGAGTGCCGTTGGCTACTCGCAGAAAGTGTCGTTATCGGTGAAGAATAAACCGCTTCAACAGGTTTTTGCGGAGATCATCTCGCAAACGGGGGTTTCTATTATTTATAATGAAAACTCACTTTCGCGTACGTCTCCCATTTCTATCAATGTTAAAAATGTGCAGCTGCAACAGGTGCTGGATATGTGTGTCCGGGATCAGCCGATTATGTATACGATAAACGGCAATAACATTGTTATTAAGACCAGACCGGTAAAAGTAACCGGTATGTTGACGGAAGCGATAGTAGCCGTTGTGGATACTATTACTGTGAGCGGTAAGGTGACCGATGAAAAGGGAGCGCCTGTTCCGGGCGCCACGGTGATGGTGAAAGGGGCGCGGCAGGGCGCCAGCACCAACAGTTACGGCGAGTTTGTATTAAAAAATATCCCGCAGGCGGCTGTTATAACCGTTTCCAGTATCGGTTATGTACCGCGTGAAATAGACATTGCCGGCCGTGCTACGGTAACGGTTACACTAAAAGAGTATGTAGGCCGTCTCAGTGAAACGGTGGTGGTAGGATATGGCACCGTAAAGAAAAGCGACCTAACCGGTTCTGTAGCCAGGATCGGGGAAGATGATATTAAAGCCACGCCTGTTACGGGGCTGGACAGGGCCATGCAGGGCCGTGCCGCCGGGGTGCTGGTAACGCAGAATTCGGCCAGGCCGGGCGGTGGGTCTACGATCCGCATCCGTGGTACCGGCTCGGTGAATGCAGGCAATGATCCGCTGTATGTAGTGGATGGTTTTCCTACACACGATATCAATGAGATCAACCCGGCAGATATAGAATCGATAGAGATATTGAAAGATGCATCCTCCACTGCTATCTATGGTTCACGCGGATCGAACGGCGTGGTAATGGTAACGACTAAACGTGGCAGAAAAGGGGAGTCCAGTATAAATTTTGAAAGCTATTACGGTGTTCAATCTGTTCGCCGGAAAATTCCGTTGCTGAATGCGCAGCAATATGCGGAATTTATTAACGAAGCCAGGATCAATGGTGGCGGTGCCGCCTATTTCGACGGTTCTTCTGCAACGCAGCCTTTGCCTGCAAGCCTGGGGAAAGGTACCGATTGGCAGGATGAAGTATTCCAGAATGCGCCGCTGCAAAGCTATCAGCTATCTATTTCAGGTGGCGAAGCAAAAACGCGGTATGCTATCTCCGGAAATATTTATGACCAGCAGGGGATCATCGCTAATTCAAACTTTAAGCGATATACTTTACGCGCCAATCTTGACCGCGAGGTGACTTCCCGGCTGAATGTAGGTCTTTCTATGCAGGGGGCTTATACCAAATCAAATGCTGCCCGCACGGAAACCGACGGTGGCGCCAGTTCCGGGGTCACAAATGCTGCTATTAACTACGCGCCTACCTTCCCGGTATTCAATGCCAATGGTAAATACTACCGTGACCAGGGCCCGTTGAACGGCAACCTGGTGGATAACCCGCTGGGTCTCGCCAATGAAATCACAGACCAGTTTTCCGTAACCCGTTTACTATCGAATTTTTTTGCGGAATATAAGATCATTGATGGATTGACTTTCCGTACTTCATGGGGAGCAGATCTCTTTAATACCAAGTCAAATTACTACGTTACACGACAGATAGGACTGGGCGCCGGTACTAACGGTGATGCATCTGTTTCTGCCAGTGAAAGTATTAACTGGCTAAACGAAAATACACTGACCTACAACCGTGTATTTGCAAAAGATCATAACGTTACTGCCCTGATAGGTTATACGTCGCAAGGTTATCACCAGGAAAATGTGACGGCCAATGCTACAAATTTCAACGATGATTTTGCTTTATTCAATAACCTCGCCGCAGGCGCCACATTGCGTACACCCGGTTCAGGTGCCGGCGACTGGGCTTTAGCCTCTTATCTGGCGCGTATCAACTATGGTTATGCCGACCGGTTTTTGCTCACTTTAACTGCGCGCAGGGATGGCTCTTCACGTTTCGGGCCTAATAAAAAATATGGTTTCTTTCCATCAGGCGCGTTTGCATGGCGGGTGATCAATGAGCAGTTCATGAAACAACAAAATGTGTTCTCTGACCTGAAATTCCGTGCCAGCTACGGGTTAACCGGTAATCAGGAAATAGGCGATTATGGTTATCTGTCATTCATTTCCAATGTAAAATATCCTTTTGGCAGTACCCCGGTTTTACAGGTGGGTGGTGTACCCGGCGGTATCAGTAATCATGATCTGAGCTGGGAAAAAAATGCACAGCTGGATGCCGGTATAGATGTGGGCTTCCTCAACAATCGTATCCAACTGACAGCAGATTATTATATCAAAACAACATCCGATCTGTTGTTTAGCGTGAATGTGCCGCAAACAACGGGCTATAGCAGTTCATTGCAGAACATAGGACAGGTAGAAAACAGGGGACTGGAACTGGGATTGAACACGATCAATATTGAAGGCCATGCGTTGCAGTGGAATTCCGCATTTACAATATCCTTTAACAGGAATAAAGTACTTAACCTGGATGGCCGCCCTGAATTCACCGCAGGTTCCGGTAGTGGACACCTGGGCGTGTGGGGCAGCACCATACTGATGAAAGTAGGAGAGCCGCTCGGTAATTTCTATGGTAGAAAAGTAACCGGTATCTTCCAGGATAAAGCAGAGATAGATGCATCTGCCCAAAAGAATGCAAGTCCCGGTGATCTGCGCTATGCCGACCTGAACGACGATGGCGTTATTAACGACCTGGATCGTACCGTAATAGGGAATGGAAATCCGAAGTTTTTTGGTGGATTGAATAATACGTTCACTTATAAAGGTGTAGAGCTGAACCTGTTTTTCCAGGGAAGTTATGGAAATGATATCCTCAACTTCGGTCGCTTTGATCTGTATAACCTGAATGGTAATAATAATCAGTCTGCCGATGTACTGGACCGTTGGACAGCCTCCAATCCCAGTAAAACAATTCCCCGTGCCAATGCTGCGGGTGGACAAAGGATTCTGTCCAGCTTCCACATTGAGGATGGTTCTTATCTGCGTCTGAAAAATATCTCACTCGGTTATCATCTCCCTTCGTCTCTCTTGAAAAAATTGTCGCTGGCCGATGTGAAAATTTATGCGTCTGCGCAAAACTGGTTTACGATTACCAATTACAAAGGCTATGATCCTGAAGTGAGCCGTTTCGGTAGTTCTTCTATTGATCAGGGTATGGATTATGGTGGTTATCCTACCTCCAAAAGTGTATTGGTAGGATTAAATGTAAAATTTTAAAATAGCACGAACATGCGACACCTCTTTATATTTATAGTCATCACTTTTTTGGCAACAGGCTGTAAGCCTGATCTGGAGCTTGCTCCCGACGGCTGGATGGCATCCAGTACTTTTTACAAAAATGCTTCCGATGCTGAATCGGCTGTAACCGGCGCCTATGCCATGTTATACGATGTATACCGTAACGAGCATATTTTAACACCTAATGTTATTGCGGCAGATGACGGTATTCCTTTCCTGACTGGTGCTGCGGATCGTGTGGCATTGTGGAAATATGAAATGGTTCCTTCCAATATATATACCGGGCAGATATGGAGTACTGCCTACAGGGGTATCCAGTTTTCAAACGTTGTGATTGCCCGTATTCCCGGTATTGATATGGATGAAACATTGAAGAAGCAATACGTTGGGGAAGCCCGGTTTTTAAGGGCCTTACATTATTTCAACCTGGTTCGTTTTTATGGCGGTGTACCAATTGTTACAGCCGAGATCACTACGCTGGTAGGTGTGGAAGCACCTAAAGCACCGATTGCAGATGTATATGATCTCATTGAAGCAGACCTGAAAGAAGCGGAAGCTGTGTTACCGAAAAGCTATACCGGTGGTAACGTCGGCAGGGCTACACAGGGCGCAGCCAAAGGGTTGCTGGCTAAGGTATATCTGACCAGGGCAGGCAATACATCCGGCTCGCCTTACTGGGCGCAGGCGGCAGCCAAAGCAAAGGAAGTGATTGACCTGAGCGTATATGATTTGTGGGATAATTATGCCGATGTATTTGCACTGGCAAACAGGGGAGGAAAAGAATCGTTATTCGAAGTATTGTTTGTAACAGATATACAGGGAAATTCATTTACTACCGGCTATGCCCCGCGTGGCGCACCTATTGTGCCCAACAACGGCTTTGGTATTTTCAGGGTCAGTAAATCGTTGTTTGATGAATATGCAGCGAATGATAAACGTAAAGCAGTTACTTTTTTAACTTCTTATGTTAATCCTGCTAATCAGCAAACCGTTCAGTTATCGGTTGATAATCCTGATCCGGCGCTGGCCGTTTCTTTCTGGAAATTAGCTGATCCAACCGTGAAGGTAGGATTGAATGGCGGTACCAGTTGGCCGTATATGCGTTATTCAGAGCTGTTGTTAATCTATGCCGAAGCGTTGGATGAATCAAAAGGTGCGCCTGATACAGAAGCTTATGCTGCTATTAATAAAGTGCGTAAACGTGCCGGACTGGGTGATTTGTCGGGATTATCAAAAGCGGCATTTAAAGATGCCATACTGGAAGAACGCCGCCTGGAATTATGTTTTGAAGGACATCGGTGGTTTGACCTGGTACGTA
The Chitinophaga sp. MM2321 DNA segment above includes these coding regions:
- a CDS encoding RagB/SusD family nutrient uptake outer membrane protein; the protein is MRHLFIFIVITFLATGCKPDLELAPDGWMASSTFYKNASDAESAVTGAYAMLYDVYRNEHILTPNVIAADDGIPFLTGAADRVALWKYEMVPSNIYTGQIWSTAYRGIQFSNVVIARIPGIDMDETLKKQYVGEARFLRALHYFNLVRFYGGVPIVTAEITTLVGVEAPKAPIADVYDLIEADLKEAEAVLPKSYTGGNVGRATQGAAKGLLAKVYLTRAGNTSGSPYWAQAAAKAKEVIDLSVYDLWDNYADVFALANRGGKESLFEVLFVTDIQGNSFTTGYAPRGAPIVPNNGFGIFRVSKSLFDEYAANDKRKAVTFLTSYVNPANQQTVQLSVDNPDPALAVSFWKLADPTVKVGLNGGTSWPYMRYSELLLIYAEALDESKGAPDTEAYAAINKVRKRAGLGDLSGLSKAAFKDAILEERRLELCFEGHRWFDLVRTGRLLDAVKAENSFSRNAPIKSHQMLFPIPQREVDANHALIQNDGY